In one Streptomyces sp. NBC_01241 genomic region, the following are encoded:
- a CDS encoding response regulator transcription factor, whose product MTSVLVCDDSPLAREALRRAVATVPGVERVTTAANGEEVLRRWGADRSDLILMDVRMPGLGGVETVRRLLSADPGARIIMLTVAEDLDGVALAVAAGARGYLHKDASRAELRATVTQALADPTWRLAPRRLRSAEMGAAPTLTAREIQVLEGMSHGRSNAEIGRELFLSEDTVKTHARRLFKKLGASDRAHAVALGFRWGLVR is encoded by the coding sequence GAGAAGCGCTCCGTCGCGCGGTCGCGACCGTGCCCGGCGTCGAGCGTGTGACGACGGCGGCCAACGGCGAGGAAGTTCTCCGCCGCTGGGGCGCCGACCGTTCGGATCTGATTCTGATGGACGTACGCATGCCCGGTCTGGGGGGTGTGGAGACGGTCCGGCGGCTGCTCTCCGCCGATCCCGGCGCCAGGATCATCATGCTGACCGTCGCCGAGGACCTGGATGGCGTCGCGCTCGCGGTCGCCGCCGGCGCCCGCGGCTATCTGCACAAGGACGCCTCCCGCGCGGAGTTGCGGGCCACCGTGACCCAGGCGCTGGCCGATCCGACGTGGCGGCTCGCCCCGCGCCGGCTGCGGTCGGCCGAGATGGGTGCGGCGCCGACGCTCACGGCGCGGGAGATCCAGGTGCTCGAAGGAATGAGTCACGGCCGCTCGAACGCCGAGATCGGCCGTGAACTGTTCCTCTCCGAGGACACGGTGAAGACGCACGCCAGGCGTCTGTTCAAGAAACTCGGCGCCTCGGACCGGGCGCACGCCGTGGCGCTCGGCTTCCGCTGGGGCCTGGTCCGCTGA
- a CDS encoding sigma-70 family RNA polymerase sigma factor has translation MRDDETTVIGALVHRAVEGDAQATHDLLAHVHPLALRYCRSRLNRLPGDARHFVEDLAQEVCVAVLMALPRYKDTGRPFEAFVFAIAGHKVADLQRAAMRHPGSTAVPSDEMPERPDDSLGPEERALLSSDAAWAKKLLANLPDNQRELLVLRVAVGLTAEETGQMLGMSPGAVRVAQHRALSRLRALAEQ, from the coding sequence ATGCGCGACGACGAGACGACGGTGATCGGTGCACTGGTGCACCGTGCTGTCGAGGGGGACGCGCAGGCCACGCATGATCTGCTGGCGCATGTCCACCCCCTCGCGCTGCGCTACTGCAGGTCCCGGCTGAACCGGCTGCCCGGTGATGCCCGTCACTTCGTGGAGGACCTGGCGCAGGAGGTCTGTGTAGCGGTGCTGATGGCGCTGCCGCGCTACAAGGACACCGGCAGACCCTTCGAAGCCTTCGTCTTCGCCATCGCGGGCCACAAGGTCGCCGACCTCCAGCGCGCCGCGATGCGGCACCCGGGATCGACGGCCGTGCCCTCCGACGAGATGCCCGAGCGGCCGGACGATTCGCTCGGGCCCGAGGAGCGCGCACTGCTCAGCAGCGATGCCGCCTGGGCCAAGAAACTTCTCGCCAATCTCCCGGACAACCAGCGCGAGCTGCTGGTTCTGCGGGTCGCGGTCGGCCTGACCGCGGAGGAGACCGGGCAGATGCTGGGCATGTCGCCGGGCGCGGTCCGGGTCGCCCAGCACCGGGCGCTGAGCAGACTGCGGGCCCTCGCGGAGCAGTGA
- the guaB gene encoding IMP dehydrogenase, giving the protein MTANVDGVPEKFATLGLTYDDVLLLPGASDMAPDQIDTSSYISKNVRVNIPLLSAAMDKVTEARMAIAMARQGGAGVLHRNLSIADQANQVDLVKRSESGMVTDPITVHPDATLRDADELCAKFRISGVPVTDAAGKLLGIVTNRDMAFEPDRTRQVREVMTPMPLVTGKVGTSGVDAMELLRRHKIEKLPLVDDSGVLKGLITVKDFVKAEKYPNAAKDKEGRLLVGAAVGVAGDAFERAQALIEAGVDFIVVDTAHGHSRLVGDMVAKIKSNASGVDVIGGNIATRDGAQSLIDAGVDGIKVGVGPGSICTTRVVAGIGVPQVTAIYEASLAAKEAGVPVIGDGGLQYSGDIAKAMVAGADTVMLGSLLAGCEESPGELLFINGKQFKSYRGMGSLAAMQTRGDRKSFSKDRYFQEGVASDEKLVPEGIEGQVPYRGPLSAVVHQLVGGLRQSMFYVGGRTVPELQANGRFVRITSAGLKESHPHDIQMTVEAPNYSRK; this is encoded by the coding sequence ATGACTGCAAACGTCGACGGAGTGCCCGAGAAATTCGCGACGCTCGGGCTGACATACGACGACGTGCTGCTGCTGCCCGGCGCGTCCGACATGGCGCCCGATCAGATCGATACCTCCTCGTACATCTCCAAGAACGTGCGGGTGAACATCCCGCTGCTCTCCGCCGCGATGGACAAGGTCACCGAGGCCCGCATGGCGATCGCCATGGCCCGGCAGGGTGGCGCCGGTGTGCTGCACCGCAACCTCTCCATCGCCGACCAGGCCAACCAGGTCGACCTGGTGAAGCGCTCCGAGTCCGGCATGGTGACCGACCCGATCACGGTGCACCCGGACGCGACGCTGCGCGACGCCGACGAGCTGTGTGCCAAGTTCCGTATCAGCGGTGTCCCGGTCACCGACGCCGCGGGCAAGCTGCTCGGCATCGTCACCAACCGTGACATGGCCTTCGAGCCGGACCGTACGCGCCAGGTGCGCGAGGTCATGACGCCGATGCCGCTGGTCACCGGCAAGGTCGGCACCTCCGGCGTGGACGCCATGGAGCTGCTGCGCCGCCACAAGATCGAGAAGCTTCCGCTGGTCGACGACTCGGGGGTCCTCAAGGGCCTCATCACCGTCAAGGACTTCGTCAAGGCCGAGAAGTATCCGAACGCCGCGAAGGACAAGGAAGGCCGGCTGCTGGTCGGCGCGGCCGTCGGTGTCGCGGGCGACGCCTTCGAGCGGGCCCAGGCACTGATCGAGGCGGGTGTCGACTTCATCGTCGTCGACACGGCCCACGGCCATTCCCGGCTGGTCGGCGACATGGTCGCCAAGATCAAGTCGAACGCCTCCGGTGTCGACGTCATCGGCGGCAACATCGCCACCCGTGATGGCGCCCAGTCGCTGATCGACGCGGGCGTCGACGGCATCAAGGTCGGCGTGGGCCCCGGCTCCATCTGCACCACCCGCGTCGTCGCCGGCATCGGCGTCCCGCAGGTCACCGCGATCTACGAGGCCTCGCTCGCCGCCAAGGAGGCCGGTGTCCCGGTCATCGGAGACGGCGGCCTGCAGTACTCGGGCGACATCGCCAAGGCCATGGTGGCCGGCGCGGACACCGTGATGCTCGGCTCGCTGCTCGCGGGCTGTGAGGAGTCCCCGGGCGAGCTGCTCTTCATCAACGGCAAGCAGTTCAAGTCGTACCGCGGCATGGGTTCGCTCGCCGCGATGCAGACCCGTGGCGACCGCAAGTCGTTCTCCAAGGACCGCTACTTCCAGGAGGGCGTCGCCTCCGACGAGAAGCTGGTCCCCGAGGGCATCGAGGGCCAGGTCCCCTACCGCGGCCCGCTCTCCGCGGTCGTCCACCAGCTCGTCGGCGGCCTGCGCCAGTCGATGTTCTACGTCGGCGGCCGCACCGTCCCGGAGCTCCAGGCCAACGGCCGGTTCGTCCGGATCACCTCGGCGGGCCTCAAGGAGAGCCACCCGCACGACATCCAGATGACGGTCGAAGCGCCGAACTACAGCAGGAAGTAA
- a CDS encoding GuaB3 family IMP dehydrogenase-related protein, translated as MTEIEIGRGKRGRRAYAFDDIAVVPSRRTRDPKEVSIAWQIDAYRFELPFLAAPMDSVVSPQTAIRIGELGGLGVLNLEGLWTRHADPQPLLDEIAEMPVESATRRLQEIYSAPIQEELIGQRIKEVRDSGVVTAAALSPQRTAQFSKAVVDAGVDIFVIRGTTVSAEHVSGAAEPLNLKQFIYELDVPVIVGGCATYTAALHLMRTGAAGVLVGFGGGAAHTTRNVFGIQVPMATAVADVAGARRDYMDESGGRYVHVIADGGVGWSGDLPKAIACGADAVMMGSPLARATDAPGRGRHWGMEAVHEDVPRGKLVDLGSVGTTEEVLTGPSHTPDGSMNIFGALRRAMATTGYSDLKEFQRVEVTVADSQHRR; from the coding sequence GTGACTGAGATCGAGATCGGGCGCGGCAAGCGCGGCCGCCGGGCGTACGCATTCGACGACATCGCCGTCGTTCCGAGCCGCCGTACCCGCGACCCGAAGGAGGTCTCGATCGCCTGGCAGATCGACGCCTACCGTTTCGAGCTGCCGTTCCTGGCGGCTCCCATGGACTCCGTGGTCTCCCCGCAGACCGCGATCCGCATCGGTGAGCTGGGCGGCCTCGGTGTCCTCAACCTCGAGGGTCTGTGGACCCGGCACGCCGACCCGCAGCCGCTGCTCGACGAGATCGCCGAGATGCCCGTCGAGTCGGCGACCCGCCGCCTTCAGGAGATCTACTCCGCGCCGATCCAGGAGGAACTGATCGGGCAGCGCATCAAGGAGGTGCGCGACTCCGGTGTCGTCACCGCCGCCGCGCTCTCCCCGCAGCGCACCGCGCAGTTCTCCAAGGCCGTCGTCGACGCGGGCGTGGACATCTTCGTCATCCGCGGTACGACGGTCAGCGCCGAGCACGTCTCGGGTGCGGCCGAGCCGCTCAACCTCAAGCAGTTCATCTACGAGCTGGACGTCCCGGTGATCGTCGGCGGCTGTGCCACGTACACCGCCGCCCTGCACCTCATGCGTACCGGCGCGGCCGGTGTCCTCGTCGGTTTCGGCGGTGGCGCCGCGCACACCACGCGCAACGTCTTCGGCATCCAGGTCCCGATGGCGACCGCGGTCGCCGATGTGGCCGGGGCCCGCCGCGACTACATGGACGAGTCCGGTGGCCGGTACGTGCACGTGATCGCGGACGGCGGCGTCGGCTGGTCCGGCGACCTGCCCAAGGCCATCGCCTGCGGTGCGGACGCCGTGATGATGGGCTCCCCGCTGGCCCGTGCGACGGACGCGCCTGGCCGCGGCCGGCACTGGGGCATGGAGGCCGTCCACGAGGACGTGCCGCGCGGCAAGCTGGTGGACCTGGGCTCGGTCGGCACGACCGAGGAGGTCCTCACCGGCCCTTCGCACACCCCCGACGGTTCGATGAACATCTTCGGTGCGCTGCGCCGCGCGATGGCGACGACGGGGTACAGCGACCTCAAGGAGTTCCAGCGCGTCGAGGTGACGGTGGCGGACTCCCAGCACCGCCGCTGA
- a CDS encoding nucleotide sugar dehydrogenase: MPADLAVIGLGHLGLPLAQAAVAAGVQTVGYDTDPRAYAELAAGRNPVEGSLTASDLRRMLSGGFRPTTDPAELGRIRTAVICAPTPLGADRTLDLNAVGDAARTLAARLRPHTTVLLESAVQPGTTESYVLPLLEEGSGLRAGRDFHLAYSPSRLDPGNRTHVYANTPKVIGGLTPACTESAAAFYGRLTDKVVRARGPREAEMTKVLETNFRHVNIALVNEMAVLCHDLGIDLWDVIRCAETKPFGFQPFRPGPGVGGHGAPVDPGYLPYNSRTPGHPLRMVSLAQEINDRMPQYVIQRCATLLNEHGKSVRGARVLLLGVTYKPDLADQEASPAREIAARLMDMGAQIGYHDPHVLDWRVRELPVPRADSLYEAASSADLTVLLQHHRTYDLQGLAVKAQLLLDTRGATPAGAAHRL; the protein is encoded by the coding sequence ATGCCCGCAGACCTCGCAGTCATCGGACTCGGCCACCTCGGCCTGCCCCTCGCCCAAGCCGCCGTCGCCGCCGGTGTCCAGACCGTCGGATACGACACCGACCCACGCGCGTACGCGGAACTCGCCGCGGGCCGCAACCCCGTCGAGGGATCACTCACCGCCTCGGACCTACGCCGGATGCTCTCGGGGGGTTTCCGGCCCACCACCGACCCGGCCGAACTGGGCCGGATCCGTACCGCGGTGATCTGCGCGCCCACCCCTCTCGGCGCCGACCGCACCCTCGACCTCAACGCCGTCGGCGACGCGGCCCGCACGCTCGCCGCCCGGCTGCGCCCGCACACCACCGTCCTGCTGGAATCGGCCGTACAGCCGGGCACAACCGAGAGCTACGTACTGCCCCTCCTCGAAGAGGGCTCGGGGCTCCGCGCCGGCCGCGACTTCCACCTCGCCTACTCCCCCAGCCGCCTCGACCCCGGCAACAGGACCCACGTCTACGCCAACACCCCCAAGGTCATCGGCGGCCTCACCCCCGCCTGCACCGAATCCGCCGCCGCCTTCTACGGCCGGCTCACCGACAAGGTCGTCCGGGCCCGCGGGCCGCGCGAGGCCGAGATGACCAAGGTCCTGGAGACCAACTTCCGGCACGTCAACATCGCCCTGGTCAACGAGATGGCGGTGCTCTGCCACGATCTCGGCATCGACCTGTGGGACGTCATCCGGTGCGCCGAGACGAAGCCCTTCGGCTTCCAGCCGTTCCGTCCGGGCCCCGGCGTCGGCGGCCACGGCGCCCCCGTCGACCCGGGCTACCTTCCGTACAACAGCCGCACCCCCGGGCACCCCCTGCGGATGGTCTCGCTCGCCCAGGAGATCAACGACCGGATGCCGCAGTACGTGATCCAGCGCTGCGCCACCCTCCTGAACGAGCACGGCAAGTCGGTACGGGGCGCCCGGGTGCTGCTCCTCGGGGTCACCTACAAGCCGGACCTCGCCGACCAGGAGGCCTCCCCCGCCCGGGAGATCGCCGCCCGGCTGATGGACATGGGCGCCCAGATCGGCTACCACGACCCGCACGTCCTGGACTGGCGGGTCCGTGAACTCCCTGTCCCGCGCGCCGACTCGCTGTACGAGGCGGCATCGAGCGCGGACCTCACGGTGCTGCTCCAGCACCACCGCACGTACGACCTCCAGGGCCTCGCCGTGAAGGCCCAATTGCTCCTGGACACCCGGGGCGCGACCCCGGCGGGGGCCGCGCACCGGTTGTGA